Proteins encoded by one window of Collimonas fungivorans:
- a CDS encoding phosphotransferase enzyme family protein, with the protein MNEARQDAAADNGTVLSHGMGFDVVTSSWPALTLDEVARLLRHYPQAGAVTRLGWHSPRPFSSACVADTGSGPLFIKRLLREIRTVDELTDEHRFMAHLRQRGLAVSEVLQASDGSTAHADGGWTYEVQRVGQGVDRYRDATSWTPFVSTEDAAAAGSALARLHLAAGGYDAPARSTKLLASGFTLFNTEDPQQVLERIRRYIQERPALADYLAQRDWRQEVTQVLLPFHARLAPLLDGLAPLWTHNDWHASNLLWQAQEPPAVATVVDFGLADRTCAVYDLAIAIERNMIEWLALPSMQPTAQRPLVHIGQLDAMLDAYEAVRPLSALEAAALPALLPLVHVEFALSELAYFHGVQKSAENSALAYDTYFLGHAAWFDSDAGRYLLGHLQRRCDRKTRPQEL; encoded by the coding sequence ATGAACGAAGCAAGACAAGATGCTGCTGCGGACAATGGCACGGTGCTGAGCCACGGCATGGGTTTTGACGTGGTGACGTCGAGCTGGCCTGCATTGACCCTGGACGAGGTGGCGCGGCTGTTGCGCCACTATCCGCAGGCCGGCGCCGTCACGCGCCTCGGCTGGCACAGTCCGCGGCCGTTTTCCAGCGCCTGCGTAGCGGACACCGGGTCCGGTCCCTTGTTCATCAAACGCCTGTTGCGCGAAATACGGACTGTCGACGAACTGACGGACGAACATCGCTTCATGGCGCACCTGCGGCAGCGCGGCCTGGCGGTCAGCGAGGTATTGCAAGCCAGCGACGGCAGCACCGCCCATGCCGACGGCGGCTGGACCTACGAGGTGCAGCGTGTCGGCCAGGGCGTCGACCGCTATCGCGACGCCACCTCCTGGACCCCTTTTGTCAGCACCGAAGACGCCGCAGCGGCCGGCAGCGCGCTAGCCAGGCTGCATCTTGCCGCTGGCGGCTACGACGCGCCTGCGCGCAGCACCAAGCTGCTGGCCTCCGGCTTTACCTTGTTCAATACCGAAGATCCGCAACAGGTGCTGGAGCGGATCCGGCGCTACATACAGGAGCGGCCGGCGCTGGCCGACTATCTGGCACAGCGCGACTGGCGGCAGGAAGTAACGCAGGTACTGCTGCCGTTCCATGCGCGGCTGGCCCCGCTGCTGGATGGCCTGGCGCCCTTGTGGACGCACAACGACTGGCATGCTTCCAACCTGCTGTGGCAAGCGCAAGAACCTCCGGCGGTGGCGACGGTGGTCGATTTTGGCCTGGCCGACCGCACTTGCGCGGTCTACGATCTGGCCATCGCCATCGAGCGCAACATGATCGAATGGCTGGCTTTGCCGTCGATGCAGCCGACTGCCCAGCGGCCGCTGGTGCATATAGGCCAGCTGGACGCCATGCTCGACGCTTATGAAGCAGTGCGGCCATTGTCGGCGCTGGAAGCGGCCGCCTTGCCGGCGCTGCTGCCGTTGGTGCATGTCGAATTTGCATTGTCGGAGCTGGCGTATTTTCACGGCGTGCAAAAATCCGCCGAGAACTCGGCGCTGGCCTACGATACCTATTTCCTCGGCCATGCCGCATGGTTTGATAGTGACGCTGGCCGTTACCTGCTGGGTCACCTGCAGCGTCGCTGTGACCGTAAAACCCGCCCACAGGAGCTTTGA